ttgAACTTGATGCTGTTGCTACTGGTCACTTTGTTGCAGAACTTGAGGAAAGAGTGTGTAAGTAAGCAGTGCACAAATGATGCTATTTTATGGGATAGGCGGTACAACGAACCAAGAAAAAGAGGAAACTGGCTATatgcaaagtgctgtcaaattcTCAAAGTGaatggtggtgggggaaggaagacGCTATCACTAATTTCGTACTTTCAGCAATCTTTTTGCAGAAATACAACAGGTACAAAACTTGAAGATGGAAACATGACTTCAAGTTGACAGTGcccatttaatttttcttttttaattgtgaGAAgatgtaagaaaactgaatatttaATATACGGCAATATCCTTGGGATAcaacttttaaaatactttccaaGTTCAAATGTTTTTGGAAAAAATAGGTCATGGTAGAGTTGTATACTGACTGTCTGAAATTGCAAATGACAGGGGGGCTTACAGTAGATAAAGGAAGTTCCTTTTTGGCCTGTGATCCTGTTGGACATTGAGTCAGTTCTTAACGTGGAGAACTTTTAAGACCAGGAAGTGTTAATTGATTTGCTTAGTAGCAAGCTTCCTACCCTCTGACTCGGTACTTAATAGTCCAGGGCATACAGTAATTCTGGAGGTGCCATTTTCACTGTACTAAGTCAAACTGAGGTTCTGACCACTTAGTAGTTCTTttcttaaatgttttatttaagaaGAAAACAGGTATTTTCCTGTTTCCTGGCCAAATTACAGATTTAGTCAAATTCCTATTGCATTACGAATTCTGCCTATCTAAGCTACTCCTGTAATGTCAGTTAGATATGGCTCAGTTTGCTTCGTCTTAAACTACTGTGTAGGATTGATGCAGGCTATTCAACAATGACCATGTCTTACCCCAGTGGTGACTGCACTTGTATGATGGAAGAAGGTGGAGTGTGTGAGGGCTCGACCCAAGTGTTGCAGCAGGGAAGGAATTGTCTCACATAGGCATAACTCCTTTCCTGCCCCAGTTGTAATCTGTTCCTGGCCCATACCAAAAGCAAGCTTCTACCCATGTTTATTGACTTAGCTACACTGGTTGGCATATTGGGCCAGGGGATGGAACCAAAAATGTGCTTAGGGTGTGGGGATGGAAAAGCAGTGACACAACATCCATTTATCTCCTTGCACCCGGAGCCAAGGTCCAGGTTGGCTGTACAGAGGCACAACTGAGTTATATGCAGCCCAGGCCACAATCTTGCTCGTAATTTATTAGTTCGTAAAGCACtgtggatgaaaggcactatatatgCAAGATTACTATAATGCTGACTTCCATAAACATGCCACAATTTAGAAACATGAGCAGTTCTCCACACCACCCAACCAAGGAATCTCACTTCTTTTCTGAAGTGACTATCTTTGATAGGTagtagttcaatctctttagcCATTTAAAAGATGCTCATTGCGGTGGTGGTGGATGGATAACTGTCCTCCCAGGCTGGACTGAGACGACGAGCATGCAGGCTACTGAAGTGCTGTAAGGTGATAACTTACATTTGGTATTGTCTTAACATTTTCGCCATAACCATCGTATTAACACTAACTTTCAAGCAATATTTGGATACATCAGAATGTGGCAGTCTATCTTGCCTATTACGTAGCTTCTTCAGAGGGATCCTAATAAAAGAGTGACTatgggattctttttttttttagtagtcaATAGTTTTCTGTTTCTTCCTACCAAAAAACCATAAAGCAATTAATCTTCAGTTCTCGTTTTACAAGAAACTCAAATATGCCTTCTATATTTTTGTCTCCTCTTTCCTTAGCTCTCAAATCTGTAATACTGTAGATCCATACTGaaaaatcctgttgacttcattagGAATTCTGTGCTTGAAACAATTGCCTGTTTaaattctctttattttatttagagaCTTGAAGTAAAATATTTCCGTTAATCGCATTTGAGGTCACTATGAATTTAATATCTTCTGTTACAGATACAAGCAATACTAAAACAATAGACAAAACAGATGTGTACAGCTCTGAAAAGCCAATGAAGAGAAAGAAAGTTACTTTTGGAGAGGATCTAAGCCCAGAAGTATTTGATAAAACCTTGCCTGCAAATACACCATTGCGTAAAGGAGCGACCCCAATCAGTAACCCAGGATCACAAAGCGATAGCCCTTCCAAAGTAATAAGTCCTATGAGAGAATCTTTATCCCAGCCAAACTTTGATGACTGTGATGGTGATGATGTGAGTTTGCTTTAAATTATTACAATGGCTTCTTGGTCACTGCAATCAGTTTTATCGTTCCATTtggttcctttttttaaaaaaaatataaatgttaaaatcTGGATTGATTTGACATCTTGGAATGGTTACTCTTTAAACACACAATTTTTTGCTTCATTTGCCTTTGGCATCCTGCATAGCTGTTCTGCCTGCAGATTGGCCATCGGAAATGAATTCTGTTACAATATTGGAAGTATGTGGGATTTAGCCTCATTTTGTTTGTTGGGCCTTTCATGCTTGTACCATGTTTCATAATGTCTCTACGTGTGACAATTACTAAGTTCCTCTCTTTGCAGGATGAAGGAGAATTCCATTAGGCCATTCATATGCTGTCTTAAGCAGGTTTTTGAAATATTGAAAGAAGGTATGTGTGTgtaatctatttatttatttatttttaatccaggAATATGCTAAGCCTCTTGAAGAGTCTGTCGCGGTCCCGGAGAATATGAAAGGTAAAGTTGGGTTATAATATGGCTTCTTAGTTTGTATATTTGATATCTCTTAGCATTTGTGTGTCTTAATTAATGAAAAATTTTAGGGAAAGATGCCAAGACACATACTTACATTtgatatggaaatatgtttaatgCTGCTGTTTGATAAACCTTGAAAATAACTTTGGGATAAACAAGACATAACGTTGAAGCATCAGAAATGTTCATTGTTCACTGGCTTGTAGGCCATCTCAACCTCACTGAAACCTCAGAATTTGTTTGTGTGTGCCTGGTCAAAGTTGAATTTACTGCttgtttttcatgtttttaaCAACTGAGTGCCTAGTGTGATCAGCATGTAAAAAATGCATGATGGTGTGGGTGGTGGAGCATAAAGGTTTTATCAGCAAGCATTTAGGACTTGGTTTCACATTCTGCCTAAAACGTATTTCTTCTATCCCTGAACCTGCCTTTGGTTTAGACCTACTAATTTATGGCCTGATCATGCACACtgaatcagtgggagctttgccattgtcCCTGACTAGGTACAGGATCAATCTCTCAGACAACATTAATTCCTTGTAAAAGCTGGCTCTTTAACTGTGAGGTCCAAGATGAACCGGGCTTAGTAACTTGGATATAtctgtttgttttggggttttttttgtttgtttgttttttgaagtcTGTATTAATGTAGGGATTTTTACAATGTAAACAATAaacacaagccaaaaacaaattaaaactacAAAAATAAACAAGGTATGTGCATGCCTCTTTCTAAGTAACCACTTTACCTTGCTGCTGTAATCTTTGTCCTCCCTTTGCTTGCCCCAAGCCCGTCAGTTTTTCTTGTACCTGCTTGTCCTATTTCAATTTACAACTGTAAACCTTTTCAGGGCAAAGGCTGTATTGTATGTTTTTTAAAGGGCTTGGCATACTTTATACACTAAACAAATAAGCGTAATGAAAAGAAGGTGAGACAAGGTGTATAGTGAGAGGAGCTATATCTGAGACTTCCCAAGACAGGTATATCTGCTGTTCTTACATAGTTTAACCAAGATTCTTATTTTCCAATGTATTTAACAGACATTAATTCCTTTGATAACAAAACGTCTTGTCCCAGAATAACCCGGTCCTCTACTAAAAGAAAGGTAAGtatctttaatattttcttttggtaatttTTATTGAACTTCCAAATAACAAATTTTATCCACTCTTCGTATTGTTAGATGTTGGTGAGAAATGATTGAGAGCTTCCcaattttacaaaaaaatattGGTACGGTTAACGAAACAGCGAATgctttcataattttattttaaaacctgatTTACTTGTTCCGCACTCAATCTTGCATAATTATAAACTCTTCTTGATGATTTTCAAATTTTATTCCTGTTCACTATATAACTTTTTTGATTGCTGTAAGATCTTCAGGATATATGTGTGCATGGTAGGTCAGTATGCTGCAGGTAGTGATTGATTGTTCCCAGGCAGCAATATTAAAGAAGTATTAATTGATGTGTTAACTTGCTTGCCCAGTAGCCTCATAGCAACATGACGCCCACCTATTAACGTTCCTTGCTTTCAGGAACTTGAGGCTCACAGTTTTCttgcacaggattctaacacATTCCAATAATATCCCTCACTAGACTCGCTCCATAGAGGTGTATAGCTCTAGTTACAGGTTGGGGCACTTCAGTGAGGAAACAGGATACTCCAGAAGACCAACCCACCcttcttaaaataaatattaaaaaaagacacTATATAACTGCATGGGGTTGGGGGTAGGCTTTGTAAATCTATCATGACTTTATAATTAATCAAGTGAAGTGAACATAAGATTTATAACTTTGAGATTGTTATGGCTTCTGGTCTGTATtgtgtactcttttttttttaaaaaaagaattgatgTTCCTCAACAGCATATCAACATTTCAGAAGAGACTGGTGTTAGCATCTTGACCAAAAATGCTCAAGATATTAAGAAGCTAAGAAAGAGCAAGGttcaaagaggaaaggaaaacaaatctgCCCCCAAAAGGACACCAGTAAGTAACGGCACACTGCAGTTCTGTGAATACCTCACTTAATTTTTCCTGTTGTCGATATCTCCTGAAATTAATTTCTCATGGATGTCTTCTATAATTACGAGATCTGCTCATAGTGTAAGTTTTTTGGAGAGTTTATTTTTTATGCCACTGCCAACACACTTTTTTTATCTTATAGGTGTCTCACTTTCCCTAATCCCTTCCTGTACCGCGGGTGAAGCCGGGCCCAATAGCCTTTATATACCTGTATTTTTATACCTTTTTTCCTCAAGACTTCTCTTTTATGAGAGGCAGGGGAAACCTTGTACAACAGTACAGTACAGAAAGGACCCTTAAGCTTTTTCTAAGATGTAACTCCCATACTAGTTGTTGTTGTGTTCAACAATGAATAACTTTGCTCCAGTTACACcctattttcttaaaatattaccTAAATGTGTGCTTCTCCCTATAAATTAAACTGTTAGTTGATGTAGATTTATTGAAAAACATAAAAGGGATAATACTGTCTTGGTTTTTTGTAAACCTTTTCAGAAGGCAAAACTTAGAGGTTATGgaggaaaaagaggaaagaaaaaggtAGAAAAATCCTTGTATGGTCAGAGAGAAGTAGCTTCCAAGAAACCTCTTTTGAGCCCAATTCCTGAGATCCCAGAGGTCTTCTCTTCTGCACCATCTTCTCCGAACTCACCTCGGACCCACGTTTTGCTCTTCTCAGGTAATATAGTCTTTCTCCTTTTCAGCCACTTTAACTTTTGCAGTCAATCCTAAAACTGTAAAAGCTGTTAACTTTCTAGCCTCTACGCATACGTAAAAAGTCTAATAAATCTGACCTTTATCATCTTGTGAAGAGGAATTCTGGAGaaaggggctggggcggggagaagagaggggaagGATCGTACTTCAGTGATATGATCCAGGAATCTATGGTGCTGTTACAAAGCCCCAAACTGGATAAAACTGAACTCTTACAATGTAGCAATTGAAATTGTTACAAGAAGAGCCCATCAGATAAATGGGCTGATAGGTTAAGACTATCATTGAGGTGGTCAGTCCTaaactttgtgggttttttggggttGGCTAGGTCCTCAACCTCAGGCTATCTTGTGTGATTTTTAGtttgttgtaattttttttttttttttaaatgaatggattGACACAACTGAGGGACCAGAGGGGTATACTTTATCCATtccattaaacaaaaaaattggcCAGGTTATTGTGAATACCTTAGAAGAATTTGAAATCTGCATGTTGTTAATCACTGATATGCCCAAAGGATGTTTGATTAGCTCACTTGCCAAATTATATCTCCTTTTTTTTGAGCTTTGGACGAACTCatgatgggattttaaaaaaaaaataaatttttttttagtcGTAAGCATCTATGAACAAACTGGAAATCTTATGTTTCCCTGTCTACCTCTGTTTTAACATTTTACATATAGCGTAAGTCTGTGCATGCACCCAAAACTGGTTCTCTAAAGAATGGGTTCTCAAGATTTTGGGATCCTGTGACCCCATGTCATGTGGCCTCAGAAGGCTAGATCTAGATCTGTTCTTCTTTTTCTATAAACTGCAACCTCTAGCTTGTTCGTCTCCTGGTAGTGAGGGTCAACTATTCGAAAGCTATTTTAGTAAAACTGATACTTCTGCCTCAGgaatactggatttttttttaaatttaaataaccAGCAATATGCTTTACACTGCACAAAAGAAAAGACCGGTTTCCTGCTCTCAGGAGCTTAAGTTCTCAGACAACTCAAACAATACAGGCATGTTGACAGGATGGCCAGAAAATCAGTATCTCAGTGCTGCAAAAATGTTATGGCTGGAAAGAAATAGGATATTTATAAACTAAAAATTCATTAGTTTGGTACTACAGTTGAGACTTGGGtagtgttctgatttttttttttttttttttttgagggattTGAAAGAAAAGTGAGTTTCAGGCATGTGTATCATAAAAGGAAGTGCAAAGAAGTGTGAGAGAAACCAATGGAATAGTAGAAGTGGGAAGCTTGATGCAGAGTGCTAAATTGAATACAGTGAGGCATACAGAACATGAACTGTAATATTTAATTTTCACGGGGGGGACCTTGTGTCTATAGTGCAATAGTAAGTTAAGCAGCTGGAAGAAAAGACAGACTGATTAGAAGCAGCATTGTGTCTTGTCTACTGTAGAAGGCAGGTGGCCTGCAGCCATGTTGGTTATGATAGCTTGGAGCATGTCCTCTATTAATAGAATTCTCTTTGAGCCATGAGAGGGAAGGGTTAATGCTTTCCTCCACCAGCACCCCTGGCTCCTTTAAATGTTCTCAGTCAACGCAATCTGGAGTGATCTTTGCACTGGGAATTGTGACATTTTACCTCTCAAATCAACTTCAAGTAAACCCTAACTTAATGAGAAATGAAGAGTCATCTAAAATGCTAGTATCAAAGCCTCTTTCGGATTAGTGTTTCTGGGCAGCTCATAATTCTGCCCATGATTGAAATGATATTGCCTAGCTGGTCCTGATGCACATGAACATGTCAGGCCTCTTCTGAAAGAATGCTGCTTCCCTCTGCCTTTATTAATTTGACTGAAACCAGTCGGTCTCGTTCAAACTTTCCTATAAAATTCTGATTATTTGTAGGATGGTCTGACTAGAAAGACTGTATCCTTGGGTGGATGAGCGGTGCAGAATAGCTTTGACAATAACTACCAATGTTAGCTACTTGAAACAGCTCTTTCTTTGGGAGGAGGTGTAAAATGCTGTGGCGGCTTTACTTCTTAGTTTCAATTGATTGCAATCTTTTTGAAATTTTGCATTTACTTTCAGGTGTTCTCTTGAGTATAACGAAGCAAACTTATGTCAATTCagcttttttaaattgtaaactttGTATATCCTTTTAGATTATTCCAAATCCACCAATGCCCACAGAGGATCTATGAATGAAGTCGTTGAACAGAAAAAAGTGGTTGGAAGAAACCAAAGGAAAGTGCCTATAACTAGCAAATGTCCAAACACTGGAGACCTTGACATTGTAGAAGCCGGCAGCACCGGTGGCATCGAGTGTCAGTCATCAGacattggccctgatcctgcttcaACCATTAATATTGAGGTGCTTAATATACAAGAAAGCATTCAGACAGAAAATGAGCTGGGATCACCCTTAATGTCGCTAGAACAGAAAGAGAGTGATGTTTGTGTGAATAATCAGACCGATGAAGAAGATAGCAATGATAAGACCACCTGTGAGCAGTCTGAGTCCAGTCTTATGACAGAACACACTTCACCTGTCATTGTAAAATCAAATTCTCTTTTGCCACGACTAAACACAGTTATGCAAGAAATTAAGAGCACGTCCCCATTTGATACATCTGACAATAAAGACCGTGAAAAAGAGAGAGCTGTCTTAATAGAAAATGAACGTTTGCCGGAAAGTGATCATCCTTCAGATAACtccgagatgctaaaggagctaGAGTTCTTCAACCTGCAGGACATCGGTGTAAGTGAAAATACTCAAACTGGATGTTCTATTACAGACTTTGCAAGAGAACGAACAGCTGACAGTGACGCCAATGTTAAAGGGTTCAAAAGGCCTTCAAGAAAAGGCAGGAGAAGCACTATCTACTTTTCTGAACTTGAGAAtctccattttgaagcacttggaaacAAACTCTCTGGTTCCTTTACTAATAAGCAAGAATCCCGAATAGAAAATGACTCAGAAATGTTTAGTGATCTACATTACTCTATAGAGCAGTCCTTCTTGAAGGCGAGTGAGAATCCTGAAAAAAAGGTAAGACGCAGTATGAGGCTGcataaaaatgcagaaaatgaGGGACTTGCGTGGATTAAAATACCTACTGAGATTCACAAGAACTCTTTGTCAGATTCTGGTCGCAAATCGAGGCGGACGATGTATGCATCCATCTTTAAAGAATCTGAGAACATTCATCAAAGACCAGAAAATTGGATCCAATTTTCAGCTTTGAGCAAAGAGAACAATGAGCGTGTTCCTGTTGCAGGAGGCTCTTGCAAAACACGGAGGAGGAGCATGTGTGCATCCACTTCCCAGGAAaccaaaaatataactcaaaCAGGGAAAAAGAGAAGGGCAAGCCATGTGTACAATGATAAAAACTACCAAAAGGAGTCTGAAATGCAAGTATCCTTTGAGAACGATCCTAATGCCTAGGCAAAATGGgccatctctttttaaaaagaaaaaggtcagTATGTTAATGTGGATTTTCTTTGGCTTCAGTTCAGTTATCTGTATTTAAAAGTATCGCTTAGAAATAGGGAATGACTTATTTCTCTGGTCACAAAGACATTTGTATAAATATTCATTTTACTTGTTCATTTGCCAAGTGATTTGAATTGTCCTTTGGCTTGAGAGTTTCAAAACGCTTGGTGAAACAACTGCGGAAAAGCAAGCTCAGCGTTGAGAGTACAGGTGTATTAGTCAGCAATGATGGGCAAAGGGTGAAGCTTTAATCTCTTGATGCTAGGAATCCGCACTTCCTATTTCTAGCAGTCACAAAGCAAAGTGATGAAATATTTATTCTTAGAAGAATACTGGGATCTACaaggattgattgattgattgaagcAGTAGTAAAAGCTGTAACTGTCAAGAGAATAAATACACACTTCAGTAATTTATTGGAAGTATAAGGGGCTTCAGTCAACTGAGGCCGAAGAACACACACTCCTTCCTGTGGAAAGGATAGCCATAGAAACTAGTGAATTGTATGCCAAGATACATTTTGTTCCATTGCTGTGACATTTACAGTCAAAGGAGAATAGTGTTTTATAGAATAACCTGCTTGTCTTAGGTGCAAGATTTCTTTAAGGAGCAAGACCCAGTTGCTTGGTCACATTCTTTAGGATTCTTTATATTTAGATCTCTTTATATTTAGACCCACTTGGGGAAAAAAGAATTACTCTAACTAAAATACGTACTGTATTATGGAAGTCTGGGATTTCAAATGTTCAAATCTGttgccctgatttttttttttttctttttttatgaggCAGGAGTTATGGTGGATTATACTTAGCATTGTGGAAAGCACATAGCAGTATGTGTTTTGCCCTGGAAACTTCGGAGTGGTTACTGGATAAGATACGGTTTATGGGCAGACTCCATATGCATACCCAACTCGCTAGGGTACAATCAGTAAGCAAAGTCTCTCATTCCTCCACTTGCATAAAGAAATGCCAGCAAGCCCACACGTGGTTCTCACCTCTTTTGGGAAAAGAGAAACACAGTTTATGGATCAAAAAAAGCAACTAATATTGACAGACAGTTTAGGGGAGTGGGAAATAATCCATTCTTGATGGTGTTGGTTCTTCTTGACAGAGCAGAATTTAAATCCTAATTTGATTGTATTTTGAAGCCTAGCGTCACAGTCTGTAAAAAATGAGTGTGTCTTTACTAATTGACCTATGATGGCTTCGGGAATACCCTTCCAATGGTAATTGTTTGAAGAGTTGATATTGCTCATGTGCTGAATCCTGCTTTATAAATtgattctattaaaaaaaaaaaattgcttttgaaaTCCATGTAACTTTTTTCCAGATTTCAAAAACAAGCTAACAAATAGAGATCCTGTACAACTAACATAACCATGAAGAAAGCTCCTGCTGGGGTGCAGACTTTTCCCAGGTTCTGCAGAGACTTTGCTTTACCATCTTGACACCAACAGGTCTGGAGCGCCCACTGCTACGGACTTGTGTACTTTACATTTGCACTAATCATAAAGAAATCACAATTTCTGCAGAAGGATTGCTTGTTAAGTTTAATCTTTACTGTATACAATACTTCATGTTTTAATGTTTAAGGCTAAACTGGCAAGAAAAGGATATGAACGTGTCCAGCAAATGAAGTACAGTACTGCATAAGTGCATTGTGAATGTTTTAAATCTTCAGTGTATATGTACCCAATACAGTACTCAGTAGTTGATCTGCCATCTTACTGTTCGCTTATTTCTAGTTTGAGCTATAGAACGTAAAATGTTGAATATGGTCCGCTTTATCCAGTCAGTATTTTCATATTTCATGCTATTGTACTTCAACTGTAAGGTGAAATATGCCAGCTTTAAAACAGATTCTTAAAGTTGAAAAATCATCTCTATATTGTAAATCTGTTTGACCACTTTGAGCTGGAATAAAATTTCTTATGTACTTTTGGTGAAGTTAGAAAGTCACATTGAAACACTGTCTTATCCTATCTGCAGAGACCAACAGCCAGTCTTTCAGAAAACAAGAACTACTCAGGCAACTTTGCAAGAAACTTCATCAAAAGATATCATTTGTGTTgtactgttgatttcagtgacagTTCTTCATCCGGACCCATCCACTTTCTTTTACTGTTTCATCGTCCCTTTTTTTCAAGTCTTCGTTAACTAAATCTTTGCGCGTTTATCTGCTTTTGCTGTCTTCCAAATTTTTCTAACTTGAACTGGTTTCTGGAAGATAGTAGAATATGCTGTCTCTAATGTTAGCAAAATTAAATCTACCACAGTGAAAATTTTAGACTTTGGTTTAGAAGATATGAGCATATTCAGTTAAATTTTGTGTGGCATAGCAATATCTTTGTTttaccagcagagggcagtgtggcATGAATTTTGCACTGGGGTAGATGTAGACAAACCGGACTTCTTTGTGAAAACTgtcatggatttaaaaaaatctttaaacagTTCCCAGACCACAATACTGAAATGTCAAAATCACTTGTGTTGGTTCAAAACAAACTGGTAATAGCAGCTAACTCTGGTACTCTTATTTTATACTTAATTAATTTTCTTGCCTGTTTCATACCTtctgggatggggttgggagAAATGGTTTAAAggttaaaataaaactaaattaaTCTTATGATTGATGGCATATACTGTAATCAATATGAGATAGTAAGCTCTGTGAAGAGCCCACACATCACCTTGTCTTGCAAGACTGGGTGTTTCTATTGGTCTTGACTAAAATTTTACTTTTTCCTGGAATATATTTTTCACTAGTTATTTAAGACCGTTTGTTTTACATGGTGTATGTGTTCCACTGCAGATCTCTTACAGGAATAGGGTGAGCCTCTTTAGTCCAGTATTAAAGAATTTGTTCAGTTGCTGGGAACATCCTAATGACTGTAAATAAGTCTGAAGACAGACTTTTCTTGTGTGACAGATGTATAtccctttttcttaaaaataggataTCTAAGTATAAACAGATTTTCTTTCCAGCATAATTACCGTAGTGACTGGGGGGACCTGGTTAAAACAAATGTGTAAATAGGGCCACagtatgtggggttttttttatatatccgTATCCTTGAGTCCTGTGTAAGATCAAAAGTCATTTGTTGCCCGCTGTgtacaaatcttttttttaaacagagatgaTATGCGgtatcacttgtgtgtgtgtccattGCTGAGTACCATTTACTTTGATTCATCCACCCAGTTGCTTTAGCGTTTGTCTTCCATATATGCAGTATTAACTAAAATTTTCAACTTCTGCCTATTCAGAAATAGTTATGAGAGAAAATAATGAACCAGAACATGATTGAGGAAGACTGAGACTGTAAATGCTATTTGCAGGGGTTAACTGAGCCTAGAGGTTGGAACCTGAGAAGAGGTGAAAGAAATTGTTGTTGGGATGCAAGGAAGTGTTGGGAGAGTCACTAGGGGTAAGATGGGAATAAGGATAATGAGACAGTACTGGTGTTGGAGGGTCATTGGACTTCGGAGGGAAGCAGATATTCTGGGATATGAGGCTTTTCCCccgtggagggagggagggtgggtgtgtgtgtgtgtatgagtgtgtGAAGCATAATAAAAAAGGACTTGAAACTTTTGCATCTCAAAAATGCAAGCATATAAAACACTGCTCCTTTCACAAGGGAAAGTGTGTACCTAGGATCCTGGAGCCGTGTGAGAGCCACAGTGTGGTTACCAGGCTGCTGTGTAGGAACTGGAGCCAGGAATCCATCACCCTGCCTGCATTTTTCACAAAGCTGAACAATGAGATGGGGCTAAAACGTAATGTGAAAGGAGATTTATGTTTCACATTCCTAAAATGGTGTTCATAAAGTTAAGTTTTAAAAAGATGATATCAAATTTGCATCTCTAACTTAGAGGCAGCCTCCTATAATTGCTGCTTTTATTGCACGATGGCTTAATAGGGTATAGTAAGATAACATTTAGGTAGTATGGTCGGGGAAAAGTAAACCAGGTTTTGGAGTCAGGATATTCTGGTTTGtaatcctggctttgccacttaTTGTGGCCTTGTTGAGAGTAGGTTTTAAGTTGTCCTCTTAGGTCAAGTCAGCAAGGTCAGTCTAACATCTACCCCTCTATTCAAGACCACACAATCGTGCTTTAGAATGTACAAAACTGGCAGAGTTAAAGCCTAGCCCAGGGTTTAACTTGATCAGTCAAGTATGTTC
The Caretta caretta isolate rCarCar2 chromosome 26, rCarCar1.hap1, whole genome shotgun sequence DNA segment above includes these coding regions:
- the CDCA2 gene encoding cell division cycle-associated protein 2, with product MRRQSRQIINTVADVKENGKGIIEEDGDISSMPVPKDKIVRMDESKSTKVSEMENLNGRNPTNVQKPRVKCNKYVGRKLYQKSRDDSKLAVYESLSVKQKGNLPEPSLSFLTSDKLQSPFSEGRPTFLGEASYLTPNKGEADVKPNCGTSEKLMRKPIDFAHVTIAEFGITPESFTAKPSVGKSLALKLRRRSTIGVRGSPENNSLIRYLAQQRRNRTKDPFTKASPFKHQNVGSLKDRISAFQSSFQSAQEDDDRACFPGLSQEECVSRAAGYSVNEPPFTKQHEQSHMSDELTSECKSVAYEENLKEKLTNGDKTAASIQVCKIVSPPEEVPIIETTTAIISEEIPCTPPLTESGSLSLEIIPLTGIPKTPRNLTSECISEDVGSNTRSQLSRKKVTFAEELSLEIFDETMPPVMTPQKGNPPSSEQSHNGSSCLRSVLKKTPVKLLMESVKEHTSNTTGMEGNEPLVFSDLSRSFEELQTDTSNTKTIDKTDVYSSEKPMKRKKVTFGEDLSPEVFDKTLPANTPLRKGATPISNPGSQSDSPSKVISPMRESLSQPNFDDCDGDDEYAKPLEESVAVPENMKDINSFDNKTSCPRITRSSTKRKHINISEETGVSILTKNAQDIKKLRKSKVQRGKENKSAPKRTPKAKLRGYGGKRGKKKVEKSLYGQREVASKKPLLSPIPEIPEVFSSAPSSPNSPRTHVLLFSDYSKSTNAHRGSMNEVVEQKKVVGRNQRKVPITSKCPNTGDLDIVEAGSTGGIECQSSDIGPDPASTINIEVLNIQESIQTENELGSPLMSLEQKESDVCVNNQTDEEDSNDKTTCEQSESSLMTEHTSPVIVKSNSLLPRLNTVMQEIKSTSPFDTSDNKDREKERAVLIENERLPESDHPSDNSEMLKELEFFNLQDIGVSENTQTGCSITDFARERTADSDANVKGFKRPSRKGRRSTIYFSELENLHFEALGNKLSGSFTNKQESRIENDSEMFSDLHYSIEQSFLKASENPEKKVRRSMRLHKNAENEGLAWIKIPTEIHKNSLSDSGRKSRRTMYASIFKESENIHQRPENWIQFSALSKENNERVPVAGGSCKTRRRSMCASTSQETKNITQTGKKRRASHVYNDKNYQKESEMQVSFENDPNA